A region of Sulfurimonas sp. DNA encodes the following proteins:
- a CDS encoding YkgJ family cysteine cluster protein, translating to MPQSLVFEFENIKPKLQSLNKDNINLLQEIYQYIDKIVSTQDKVISCSKGCSRCCKMDIQITELEANYISKMTKIQYTNNNKISNKHTNNCPFLKNDLCSIYEYRPLYCRYHVIYSNPDNCGLPHEQEEKFSNSFINKIQMYNLICNKGYKDIRDWFV from the coding sequence ATGCCACAATCATTAGTATTTGAATTTGAAAATATAAAACCGAAACTTCAATCTCTAAATAAAGATAATATTAACTTGTTACAAGAAATATATCAATATATTGATAAAATAGTTTCAACTCAAGATAAAGTTATTAGTTGTTCTAAAGGATGCTCTAGATGTTGCAAGATGGATATTCAAATTACAGAGTTGGAAGCAAATTATATCTCCAAAATGACTAAAATACAATATACAAACAATAATAAGATTTCAAATAAGCATACTAATAATTGTCCTTTTTTAAAAAATGATTTATGTTCAATATATGAATATAGACCATTATATTGTAGGTATCATGTAATTTATAGTAATCCTGATAACTGTGGTTTACCTCACGAACAAGAAGAAAAATTTTCAAATTCATTTATTAATAAAATTCAAATGTATAATCTTATCTGCAATAAAGGATATAAAGATATTAGAGATTGGTTCGTGTAA
- the recG gene encoding ATP-dependent DNA helicase RecG — protein sequence MNLTKDIQTKFSKLKINSWCELSLMIPHSYEDLTLKDSIDMGKAQLIDASVESVFRAPNTIQITFYAHNLGHTINGVLFRPKSYMMHQFKVGDRDYFYGIIDCKVGNCSMSMPRKITTMGSITPKYKSTLRNDVMLRLVQNNLTLELLKSEGLKEEIALEVLKLHFPTSMYNLKELDKKSIDAMKYLELFVYMKLLASKRRYFEPLVRVDATYDDWTSSLPFKLTKEQMQTIEDIKNDFAKDVASKRMIVGDVGSGKTMVILASAYMMRKSCSILMAPTTLLANQLFEEAQKYLPNLKSVLVTNKTKKVDLSEYDFIIGTHALLYRELPPAGLVMVDEQHRFGTQQRNMLEKLVGSKEKKPHFLQFSATPIPRTQAMIETAHIDVSLITTTPFKKDITSEVIHKNDFSELLERIKKEIAKNNQVLLVYPLVEQSEVIEYQSIDEARGYWEKNFDDVYVTHGKDKHKEEVLLEFREKGSLLIATTVVEVGISLPRLSTVVIVGAERLGLSTLHQLRGRVSRTGLKGYCYLYTNQSSSDRLDKFVKTISGFDIANLDLKFRKSGDLLRGSSQSGSQFKWIDLALDEDVVRAVKKDLI from the coding sequence ATGAACCTCACAAAAGATATTCAAACAAAATTTTCAAAACTAAAGATAAACTCTTGGTGTGAACTCTCTCTTATGATTCCACATTCTTACGAAGACTTAACCTTAAAAGATAGTATAGATATGGGCAAGGCTCAACTCATAGATGCTAGTGTTGAGTCGGTTTTTCGTGCGCCAAATACAATCCAAATAACTTTTTATGCACACAACTTAGGACACACTATAAATGGAGTTTTATTTCGTCCAAAATCTTATATGATGCATCAGTTTAAAGTTGGAGATAGAGATTATTTTTATGGTATTATTGACTGTAAAGTTGGTAACTGTAGTATGAGTATGCCAAGAAAAATAACAACCATGGGTTCTATAACTCCAAAATACAAATCAACTCTCAGAAATGATGTTATGCTTCGTTTAGTGCAAAATAATCTTACTTTAGAACTACTAAAATCAGAAGGCTTAAAAGAAGAGATAGCACTTGAAGTATTAAAGCTTCATTTTCCTACTTCTATGTATAATCTAAAAGAATTAGATAAGAAAAGTATAGATGCTATGAAATATTTAGAACTTTTTGTTTATATGAAACTTTTAGCATCTAAGAGAAGATATTTCGAGCCATTAGTAAGAGTAGATGCAACTTATGATGATTGGACTTCATCGTTACCTTTTAAGTTAACTAAAGAGCAGATGCAAACCATAGAAGATATAAAAAATGATTTTGCAAAAGATGTAGCTTCAAAACGAATGATAGTGGGTGATGTTGGTAGTGGAAAAACTATGGTTATTCTAGCATCTGCATATATGATGAGAAAAAGTTGCTCAATTTTAATGGCACCAACAACATTATTAGCAAATCAACTATTTGAAGAAGCACAAAAATACCTTCCAAATCTCAAAAGTGTTTTGGTGACTAACAAAACAAAAAAAGTAGATTTAAGTGAGTATGATTTTATCATAGGAACACACGCTCTTTTATATAGAGAACTGCCACCTGCTGGTTTGGTTATGGTAGATGAACAGCATCGTTTTGGAACACAGCAAAGAAATATGTTAGAAAAACTTGTTGGTTCTAAAGAAAAAAAACCACACTTTTTACAGTTTAGTGCAACACCGATTCCAAGAACACAAGCGATGATTGAAACTGCTCATATAGATGTAAGTTTGATAACTACAACTCCTTTTAAAAAAGATATAACTAGTGAAGTGATTCATAAAAATGATTTTTCTGAGTTACTAGAACGAATAAAAAAAGAGATAGCTAAAAATAATCAAGTTCTTTTAGTCTATCCATTAGTTGAGCAAAGCGAGGTTATAGAGTATCAAAGCATCGATGAAGCTCGTGGATATTGGGAAAAAAACTTTGATGATGTATATGTAACGCATGGCAAGGATAAACATAAAGAGGAAGTCTTGCTTGAGTTTAGAGAAAAAGGAAGCTTACTCATAGCTACAACAGTTGTAGAAGTAGGTATATCTCTTCCAAGGCTTAGTACCGTTGTTATCGTAGGTGCTGAGAGATTAGGTCTCTCAACTCTGCACCAACTAAGAGGTAGGGTGAGTAGAACAGGACTAAAAGGGTATTGTTATTTATATACAAATCAAAGTTCATCAGATAGGCTTGATAAATTTGTAAAGACTATAAGCGGTTTTGATATAGCAAATTTGGATTTAAAATTTAGAAAAAGTGGTGATTTGCTTAGAGGAAGTTCTCAAAGTGGAAGTCAGTTTAAGTGGATTGATTTAGCACTAGATGAAGATGTTGTACGAGCGGTAAAAAAGGACTTAATATAG
- a CDS encoding type II secretion system protein, with translation MVRYAFTLIELIFAIVIISISVMSLPMISQITFKTISNSQVQEAIFASVAGLNEATTYRWDEFSMNDAQTATFDPQFARVVNVVVGGNNDCSAATPNKRKGHINRKCLNDLSTRPYIGTVFNDSLNVAAHPQEHIFILDANSSAEGYKKLYDSILVVESNATFNKYDPNNPNLKEITITILDKNTTNIVTVLRTYSANIGEVSYARRSYP, from the coding sequence GTGGTAAGATATGCTTTTACGCTTATTGAGTTAATATTTGCTATTGTCATAATATCTATTTCAGTTATGTCCTTACCTATGATAAGTCAGATTACTTTTAAAACAATCAGCAATAGTCAAGTACAAGAAGCTATTTTTGCATCAGTAGCAGGTCTTAATGAGGCAACTACATACAGATGGGATGAGTTCAGTATGAATGATGCACAAACCGCAACTTTTGATCCACAATTTGCTCGAGTAGTTAATGTAGTTGTGGGGGGCAATAATGATTGCTCAGCTGCTACACCAAACAAAAGAAAAGGACATATCAATAGAAAGTGCTTAAATGATTTAAGCACTCGTCCCTACATAGGTACTGTCTTTAATGATTCACTAAATGTGGCTGCACACCCTCAAGAACATATCTTTATTTTAGATGCAAATAGCTCGGCAGAAGGCTATAAAAAGTTATATGATTCTATCTTAGTTGTTGAGTCAAACGCAACCTTTAACAAGTATGACCCAAATAATCCAAACCTCAAAGAAATTACGATAACTATACTAGACAAGAATACTACCAATATTGTAACTGTCTTAAGAACATACAGTGCTAATATTGGTGAAGTGTCTTATGCAAGAAGGTCTTATCCATGA
- the kdsA gene encoding 3-deoxy-8-phosphooctulonate synthase, giving the protein MTLLTGPCVIESEENIFKIAKSLEKYYNDDAIDFYFKASFDKANRTSLESFRGLGMEEGLRILQKVKDDFGYKIVTDVHESTQVNAVGEVADMLQIPAFLCRQTDLLVACAKTERKINIKKGQFLSGDAMLYPVLKVLQTRGCSDATYENSLKYGVYLCERGNSFGYGNMVVDMRNLVTMREFAPVIFDATHSVQMPTAKDGKTGGDSSMVPYLASGAAAVGVDGFFMETHFDPSVALSDGPNMVKLEELEALISKIKKIQEI; this is encoded by the coding sequence ATGACATTATTAACAGGACCTTGTGTCATTGAGAGTGAAGAAAATATTTTTAAAATAGCTAAGTCGTTAGAGAAATATTATAATGATGATGCGATTGATTTTTATTTTAAAGCTAGTTTTGACAAAGCAAACAGAACATCATTAGAGAGCTTTCGTGGGCTTGGGATGGAAGAAGGTTTAAGAATTTTACAAAAAGTAAAAGATGATTTTGGATACAAAATTGTTACTGATGTGCATGAATCTACTCAAGTAAACGCTGTTGGAGAGGTAGCAGATATGTTACAAATCCCTGCTTTTTTATGTCGTCAAACTGACTTGTTAGTTGCGTGTGCAAAGACAGAGCGTAAGATTAATATTAAAAAAGGACAGTTCTTAAGTGGAGATGCTATGCTTTATCCAGTTTTAAAAGTGCTTCAAACTCGTGGATGCTCAGATGCTACTTATGAAAACTCACTAAAATATGGTGTTTACCTTTGTGAGAGAGGAAACTCTTTTGGTTATGGAAACATGGTTGTAGATATGAGAAACTTAGTAACTATGAGAGAATTTGCACCAGTGATTTTTGATGCAACTCACTCTGTTCAGATGCCAACAGCTAAAGATGGTAAAACAGGTGGAGATAGTTCAATGGTTCCATACTTAGCATCTGGAGCAGCTGCGGTTGGTGTCGATGGATTCTTTATGGAAACACACTTTGACCCAAGTGTAGCTTTAAGTGATGGACCAAATATGGTCAAACTTGAAGAGTTAGAAGCTTTAATAAGCAAAATCAAAAAAATACAAGAAATATAA
- the hpf gene encoding ribosome hibernation-promoting factor, HPF/YfiA family has translation MNISLTGRQLELTEPIKTHMTTSIETLSKYKMDIISVNVIASAQTKKGKEHSTVEFVINLAHKNTIVIKQSDDDLYAAIDMATSRAQKAIRRMHDKDVGHRKVGLNEIKAENINLKEEAEASEDEIVPVELDLYKPREVEDVLTDLKDSNKMFEIFLDNEGKTRVLYKRNDGKFGLY, from the coding sequence ATGAATATTTCCCTTACAGGAAGACAACTAGAACTAACTGAGCCAATAAAAACTCACATGACAACTTCTATAGAAACACTAAGCAAGTATAAGATGGATATTATATCTGTAAATGTAATAGCATCTGCACAAACAAAAAAAGGTAAAGAACACTCAACAGTTGAGTTTGTTATAAACCTTGCACACAAAAACACTATTGTCATAAAACAGAGTGATGATGACTTATATGCTGCTATTGACATGGCAACAAGTAGAGCTCAAAAAGCAATTCGTCGTATGCATGACAAAGATGTTGGACATCGTAAAGTTGGTTTAAATGAAATCAAAGCTGAAAATATAAACTTAAAAGAAGAAGCAGAGGCAAGCGAAGATGAGATCGTGCCAGTTGAACTTGACCTTTACAAACCTAGAGAAGTTGAAGATGTTTTAACAGACCTAAAAGATAGTAACAAAATGTTTGAAATCTTCTTAGATAACGAAGGTAAAACTCGTGTTCTTTACAAAAGAAACGATGGTAAATTTGGACTATATTAA
- the nusB gene encoding transcription antitermination factor NusB, translated as MATRHHARMAVVSLLYAYDLGNGNIAEHTDEILEEKKIRNKQKDFALGLFSGVMDNLEACDKVIIEHLKEWDFQRLGSIERATLRLATYEILFGELDSAVVINEAVEITKAFGTEQSPKFINGVLDAISKDK; from the coding sequence ATGGCGACTAGACATCACGCTCGTATGGCTGTTGTAAGCCTACTTTATGCTTATGATTTGGGAAATGGAAATATTGCCGAACATACAGATGAGATTTTAGAAGAAAAAAAAATTCGTAATAAACAAAAAGATTTTGCCTTAGGACTTTTTTCAGGAGTAATGGATAATCTTGAAGCTTGTGATAAGGTAATAATTGAACACTTAAAAGAGTGGGATTTCCAAAGATTAGGGAGCATAGAAAGAGCTACTCTTAGACTTGCTACTTATGAGATTTTATTTGGTGAGTTAGATTCTGCTGTTGTTATAAATGAGGCAGTAGAAATTACAAAAGCTTTTGGAACTGAGCAATCTCCAAAATTTATAAATGGTGTGCTTGACGCCATCTCAAAAGATAAATAA
- a CDS encoding dehypoxanthine futalosine cyclase, with the protein MQKRLSNEEALDLIKNADLKELGRLASARKKELHPKGITTFVVDRNINYTNICWVDCKFCAFYRHEKDVDAYVLTFEEIDAKIDELLEIGGTQILFQGGVHPKLKIEWYEDLVEHIHTKYPSITIHGFSSIEIDFIAKVSRISVEEVLERLKVKGLASIPGAGAEILSDEVRDIIAPKKIDSKVWIDIHRKAHKLDIMSTATMMYGTVESDEDIIKHFEMIRKLQDETGGFRAFIMWSFQGQNTELLRLIPDMEKPTSNRYLRLLAVARLYLDNVPNIQSSWVTQGAYIGQMALRFGANDLGSTMMEENVVSSAGVTNTMAKEEMIELIRDIGETPAVRDTAYKILKKF; encoded by the coding sequence ATGCAAAAAAGGTTAAGTAATGAAGAAGCCCTTGATTTAATCAAAAATGCTGATTTAAAAGAACTTGGTCGCTTGGCAAGTGCAAGAAAAAAAGAGCTTCACCCAAAAGGTATAACTACCTTTGTAGTAGATAGAAATATAAACTACACCAATATCTGTTGGGTTGATTGTAAGTTTTGTGCTTTTTATAGACATGAAAAAGATGTAGATGCTTATGTTTTAACATTTGAGGAGATAGATGCCAAGATAGATGAACTTTTAGAAATAGGCGGAACTCAGATATTATTTCAGGGTGGAGTGCACCCAAAGTTAAAAATAGAGTGGTATGAGGATTTAGTTGAGCATATTCACACTAAGTATCCGAGTATTACTATTCATGGATTTTCTTCTATTGAGATTGATTTTATAGCTAAAGTTTCTCGCATTAGCGTTGAAGAGGTTTTGGAGCGTTTAAAAGTAAAAGGTCTGGCATCTATCCCTGGTGCTGGAGCGGAGATACTTAGTGATGAGGTTCGTGATATTATAGCACCAAAGAAAATAGACTCAAAAGTTTGGATAGATATACATAGAAAAGCTCATAAACTTGATATTATGTCAACGGCGACAATGATGTACGGAACTGTTGAAAGCGATGAAGACATAATAAAGCACTTTGAAATGATTAGAAAACTTCAAGATGAAACAGGTGGTTTTAGAGCATTTATTATGTGGAGTTTTCAGGGTCAAAATACTGAGCTTTTACGACTTATTCCAGATATGGAGAAACCAACTTCTAACCGATACTTAAGACTTTTAGCTGTTGCTAGACTTTACCTGGATAATGTGCCTAATATTCAAAGTTCTTGGGTCACTCAAGGAGCATATATCGGACAAATGGCACTTAGATTTGGGGCTAATGATTTAGGCTCAACTATGATGGAAGAAAATGTTGTAAGCAGTGCAGGGGTAACAAATACAATGGCAAAAGAAGAGATGATAGAGCTTATCCGAGATATAGGTGAAACACCAGCTGTGAGAGATACAGCTTACAAAATACTAAAGAAGTTTTAA
- a CDS encoding pitrilysin family protein, which produces MKYLLILLMTGQMIMATTIQYMQVDGLKIPLIFEEDKRLPLATMQFVFKNSGTITDTTKAGLARFSARVMSEGTKKLGSLAFAEVLESKAIHISASAGKETFVMEVGALKDEFNQGLKYFASLLEDPNLSDEVMSKIKTTTIGSLSAKVNDFDYVASNELKALLFKNTPLANPSSGTIKSVQSIKLNDVKAFLKEHLVSSRLIVVVGGDVDIQSVKVKIKNIIKAMPKGEMKALKHYEVSKKATQNILKRDTKQAYVYFGSPYNMNVDSKDYYKARVATFILGTGGFGSRLMEEIRVKKGLAYSAYARVSVSKSSSYMTGYLQTKLESLEEAQKTVKEVVAKFVKDGVTKEELEQTKKFLLGSEPLRVETMGQRLNRTFMEFYKGQELGHSALELKKIKDLKLKDLNEFIKSHKEILEMSFAIVTK; this is translated from the coding sequence ATGAAATACCTTTTAATATTACTAATGACAGGACAGATGATAATGGCAACAACAATACAATATATGCAAGTAGATGGGTTGAAAATACCTTTGATTTTTGAAGAAGATAAAAGACTTCCACTTGCAACAATGCAGTTTGTTTTTAAAAATAGTGGAACTATAACGGACACAACTAAAGCAGGTTTAGCAAGATTTAGTGCAAGAGTTATGAGTGAAGGAACGAAAAAACTTGGTTCGTTAGCATTTGCTGAAGTTTTGGAAAGTAAAGCTATTCATATATCTGCATCTGCAGGTAAAGAAACTTTTGTTATGGAAGTTGGAGCATTAAAAGATGAGTTTAACCAAGGACTTAAATATTTTGCTTCTCTATTAGAAGACCCAAACCTTTCAGATGAGGTAATGAGCAAAATCAAAACAACAACAATAGGCTCACTTAGTGCAAAAGTAAATGATTTTGACTATGTAGCATCTAATGAGTTAAAAGCACTTTTATTTAAAAACACACCTTTAGCAAATCCATCTTCTGGAACTATAAAAAGTGTTCAGAGCATAAAATTAAATGATGTTAAAGCATTCTTAAAAGAGCATTTAGTAAGTTCTAGACTTATTGTAGTTGTTGGTGGAGATGTAGATATACAAAGTGTAAAGGTTAAAATAAAAAATATTATAAAAGCTATGCCAAAAGGTGAGATGAAAGCTTTAAAACATTATGAAGTTAGTAAAAAAGCTACTCAAAACATCTTAAAAAGAGATACAAAACAAGCTTATGTTTATTTTGGTTCACCTTACAATATGAATGTTGATTCTAAGGATTATTATAAGGCGAGAGTTGCAACTTTCATCTTAGGAACAGGTGGTTTTGGCTCAAGACTAATGGAAGAGATAAGAGTTAAAAAAGGTTTAGCATATTCTGCTTATGCAAGGGTAAGTGTAAGTAAATCAAGTTCATATATGACAGGTTATTTACAAACAAAACTAGAGTCACTTGAAGAAGCTCAAAAAACTGTTAAAGAAGTTGTAGCTAAGTTTGTAAAAGATGGTGTTACAAAAGAAGAGTTAGAGCAAACTAAAAAGTTTCTTTTAGGAAGTGAGCCATTAAGAGTTGAAACTATGGGACAAAGACTTAACAGAACTTTTATGGAGTTTTACAAAGGTCAAGAGTTAGGACATTCAGCACTAGAACTTAAAAAGATAAAAGATTTAAAACTAAAAGATTTAAATGAGTTTATTAAAAGTCATAAAGAGATTTTAGAGATGAGTTTTGCGATAGTTACAAAATAG
- a CDS encoding prepilin-type N-terminal cleavage/methylation domain-containing protein, whose product MIIRKAFTMMELVFVIVIMAILAKFGVEFLAQAYNNFIFSKINHELQSNSEYAVEFVSKRLQYRIKDSVIVRNTTLSTMVPLQGASKDVNATVLEWISADEDGFRGDRLPYWSGIIDLDDSNENLLVSKETNTTAVSDLIKILSYGRADINDSAIYFIGSSLTTNAWGYGTPSTSTLITDQNHSMHPIAFVPGQRMHFVPNTGANVFTDILIFEYYKLSWTAYAVELRNYSDTTKSGDLTLWYNYRPWKGERYTDGNKSIIMENVSSFQFRAISSLIKIQVCVKSLLTNEEYSICKEKTIF is encoded by the coding sequence ATGATAATAAGAAAAGCATTTACAATGATGGAGCTTGTTTTTGTTATTGTAATTATGGCAATTTTAGCAAAATTTGGTGTGGAATTTTTAGCTCAAGCATATAACAACTTTATATTTTCAAAAATAAATCATGAGTTACAATCAAATAGTGAATATGCCGTTGAGTTTGTATCAAAAAGACTTCAGTATCGTATAAAAGACTCTGTAATAGTCAGAAATACTACTTTATCCACAATGGTTCCCTTACAAGGAGCATCCAAGGATGTGAATGCTACTGTTCTTGAATGGATAAGTGCAGATGAAGATGGTTTTCGTGGCGATAGACTTCCTTACTGGAGTGGTATTATAGATTTAGATGACTCTAATGAAAATTTATTAGTCTCAAAAGAAACGAATACGACAGCGGTATCTGACTTAATAAAGATCTTATCTTATGGTAGGGCAGATATTAATGACAGTGCTATTTATTTTATTGGCTCATCTCTTACAACAAATGCATGGGGATATGGTACTCCTTCTACTTCTACTCTTATAACAGATCAAAATCATAGTATGCATCCAATAGCATTTGTACCAGGGCAAAGAATGCATTTTGTTCCTAATACAGGGGCAAATGTCTTTACAGATATTCTTATTTTTGAATATTATAAATTATCTTGGACAGCTTATGCGGTAGAACTTCGTAATTATAGTGATACAACAAAAAGTGGAGACTTAACTCTTTGGTATAATTATAGACCATGGAAAGGTGAAAGGTATACAGATGGGAATAAAAGTATCATTATGGAAAATGTAAGTTCATTTCAATTTAGAGCAATTAGCTCTTTAATAAAAATTCAAGTATGTGTCAAAAGTTTATTAACAAATGAGGAGTATTCAATATGCAAAGAAAAAACTATCTTTTAA
- the ribE gene encoding 6,7-dimethyl-8-ribityllumazine synthase — MKLVEGKLKVINGKKIAIVSTRWNHFIVDRLVEGAEDAFNRHGGNEDELTHVLIPGAFELPMVVDQLLSSGKYDAICALGAVIRGATPHFDYVSAEATKGIATMSLKYQKPVSFGLLTTDTIEQAIERAGTKAGNKGFEAMTTVIEMLDLYENI, encoded by the coding sequence ATGAAGTTAGTTGAAGGTAAGTTAAAAGTAATAAACGGCAAAAAAATTGCGATAGTTAGCACAAGATGGAATCACTTTATAGTTGATAGATTGGTTGAAGGGGCAGAAGATGCTTTCAATCGTCATGGTGGAAATGAAGATGAATTAACTCATGTTTTAATCCCTGGAGCGTTTGAACTTCCAATGGTTGTTGACCAACTATTATCTAGTGGAAAATATGATGCAATTTGTGCTTTAGGTGCAGTGATTCGTGGAGCAACTCCTCACTTTGATTATGTTTCTGCAGAAGCTACAAAAGGAATTGCTACTATGAGTTTAAAGTATCAAAAACCAGTTTCATTTGGTCTGCTTACTACTGATACAATCGAACAAGCGATAGAAAGAGCTGGAACAAAAGCTGGAAATAAAGGTTTTGAAGCGATGACAACTGTTATCGAGATGCTAGACCTTTATGAGAATATTTAA